One Malaclemys terrapin pileata isolate rMalTer1 chromosome 21, rMalTer1.hap1, whole genome shotgun sequence DNA window includes the following coding sequences:
- the LOC128827342 gene encoding IgGFc-binding protein-like: MCERPCQDLCASSWPPHLCSSLCSEGCFCNDGYLWSGDQCVLPEHCGCEHDGRYHGVGDFLWLTDCTQRCSCDSSGTFRCVPASCNPGQQCAVKDGKLGCQSQLTTCTVTGDPHYFTFDGAVAHFQGTCAYEISHTCNSSLDFSFRVVAANRNFRNPRVSFIYRVELWLRTGHFNSHVILERGKDVLVDGTKTPLPAQLGPMANITRVKNMVTLKAGANVEIQFNGRHALFVRVGPEYREQLCGMCGNFNGDRRDDIILPNGERASNDAEFGNAWTSDISPPRCKNDTGFTEPCPELYEVEQACGILTNRTGPFAECHWHESPAPYYEACVYDLCQYGWGNRMLCAAVDSYEEMCAIHGVKTGHWGEVTGCDTTCQASNYYDFCGPACPASCANLSAPLLCTKPCVVGCFCREGYVLDAGHCVPVSRCGCTLNGQYHQLGEEVILTDTCSRKCSCRQPAQPMQCQDHACGALEICKVVDGVRGCYPVKFGTLWVFGHPHYTTFDGVMFDYQGACKYTLSKYCGPPGSLPDFTIKVANEPKSSIAVSWTRLVELDVYRERIAIAGGQYGQVQVNGSLVNLPMVLASGKLYAYFSGSSAVLQTDFGLSVSYDWSHSVSVSVSEIYFGSLCGLGGDFNGNQSDDFRTPNGSVVPDAVPFGNSWKDADSPFHCTAVGLPAQCNEVELAQYRSQRYCGVIADTAGPFKECNQPVAAQIHLESCVRDVCVTRGSRETLCQVLRSYAQRCQSRGIAIEPWRQWAGCELTCPANSHYELCGPSCPASCAHPAVPSRCRTACEEGCQCDPGFVLSGTDCVPREQCGCTHNGRYHLAGESFWEGENCQRLCRCDGSSHAVQCSRSACAPGEFCGTRKGVYGCHKRTNGICWASGLPHYTTFDGKRYDFQGTCRYVFAEVCGASQALPFFRVEVKNGNLPRVPVAVTSEVFVLVNRTEIHLQRGQHGTVKLSADQITVGFPLNSSPITNSACHCPVVLQCDPPPGLISLVLFSPNQIAGVTVTLPVNVKTLGVAIYQHGLYTVLQTPFGLSVSYDLAHSLFISLPPEYRGQTCGLCGNFNGAAEDDFVMRNGSLGKDAFHFAADWKSEDVPGCDDGCSDSCPGCEEEESLVQSKSRCWVIQDPDGPFSACHSQIDPGHYLSDCIFDLCVSGGESNALCQSIQTYAAACQRANVSISPWRNESFCAPGCPANSHYKLCEPPCRDSCARHLIQAHCSHLCAEGCFCNDGYLRSGASCVPEKQCGCVHNGLHYPVGDRVWLSGCQERCSCDGHFNFHCVPASCNPGQQCAVKDGKLGCQSQLSTCTVTGDPHYFTFDGAVAHFQGTCAYEISHTCNSSLNFSFRVVAENRHRRNRRVSFVSRVDVWLERGDQNVHIVLGDSKAAEVNGARVSLPHALGPLGSVSRIRNLLTIQTPANVEIQFNGRHTLFIRVGPEYRGRLCGMCGNFNGIRRDDKVLPSGERARSDAEFGNAWKAEPSPARCLDDIDSPEPCSDPLEFEELCGTLTSQSGPFAECHWHVDPAPFYSSCLYDMCHYGTANGMLCMAIASYEELCSLEGIRVGAWRSSAQCPVRDPCVGLACGEDEWCGEQAGRWGCYCYRASEPIQVADYDYQLTCSGGNSSVSLSRCLLFTDGFPAEALHLADPSCTGSLLRGRLVFYFDSTRQSCGTTVKVNATHATYSNQVQGRVGNTYGGVISRDRLLFLHFSCAQPLSINLSVPMVIQPIQDVVNTTLPSGQGSYLTTMVLYQDPRYSKPFTRSPIPLTVNHRVYVGIRVSGLDPSHFVLTLSSCWATPDRDPSSSIRWDLITNQCPSVRDGTVMIDEDGVSSISRFSFNVFLFIPDLELVYLHCRVRLCSPQAATCTMHCARPGPAVPGRKPPSGVVSAGPFLKYDEAADQGLQLASGSPRSPTCSPLLLLLLSTSCLLLAGAP; encoded by the exons GTTGATGGGACAAAGACCCCTTTACCGGCCCAGCTGGGACCCATGGCCAACATCACCAGGGTGAAAAACATGGTGACTCTGAAAGCAGGCGCCAACGTGGAGATCCAGTTTAATGGCCGCCATGCTTTGTTTGTCCGTGTGGGCCCGGAGTATCGGGAGCAGCTGTGCGGGATGTGTGGGAACTTCAATGGGGATCGCAGGGATGATATAATCCTGCCCAATGGGGAGAGAGCTTCGAACGACGCAGAGTTTGGGAATGCCTGGACCTCTGACATCAGCCCACCAAG GTGTAAGAATGACACTGGCTTCACTGAGCCCTGTCCAGAATTGTACGAGGTTGAGCAAGCGTGTGGGATCCTAACGAACCGCACCGGCCCGTTTGCTGAGTGTCACTGGCACGAGAGCCCAGCCCCTTACTACGAGGCCTGTGTCTACGACCTCTGCCAGTATGGATGGGGCAATCGCATGCTGTGCGCAGCCGTCGACTCCTATGAAGAGATGTGTGCTATTCACGGCGTGAAGACCGGTCACTGGGGAGAAGTGACTGGATGTG ACACCACCTGCCAAGCCAGTAATTATTATGACTTCtgtggccctgcctgccctgcctcttgTGCCAACCTTAGTGCACCCCTGCTCTGCACCAAGCCCTGCGTGGTGGGATGCTTCTGTAGGGAAGGGTATGTGCTGGACGCTGGACACTGTGTGCCTGTGAGCCGGTGCGGCTGCACGTTGAACGGTCAGTATCAccagctgggagaggaggtgATCCTGACAGACACTTGCAGCAGGAAATGCAGCTGCCGGCAGCCTGCCCAGCCCATGCAGTGCCAGGATCATGCCTGTGGGGCTCTGGAGATATGTAAAGTTGTGGATGGCGTCCGAGGCTGTTACCCTGTGAAGTTTGGCACCTTATGGGTGTTCGGCCACCCCCACTACACCACGTTTGACGGAGTCATGTTTGATTATCAAGGAGCCTGCAAGTACACCCTGAGCAAGTACTGTGGCCCCCCGGGGAGCCTCCCAGACTTCACCATCAAAGTGGCGAACGAGCCGAAAAGCTCCATTGCCGTGTCCTGGACGCGCCTGGTGGAGCTCGACGTCTACCGGGAGCGTATTGCTATAGCAGGGGGACAGTACGGCCAGGTGCAG GTGAACGGATCCCTGGTCAATCTGCCCATGGTCCTTGCATCAGGCAAACTCTACGCCTATTTCAGCGGCTCGTCTGCTGTGCTCCAGACTGACTTTGGCCTCTCTGTGTCCTACGACTGGTCCCACTCTGTGTCGGTTTCTGTTTCTGAGATCTACTTTGGGTCACTGTGTGGACTCGGTGGGGATTTCAATGGGAACCAGAGTGATGATTTCCGGACCCCAAACGGTTCTGTGGTTCCTGATGCCGTCCCCTTTGGCAACAGCTGGAAGGATGCTGACTCCCCTTTTCACTGCACGGCTGTTGGGCTCCCAGCCCAATGTAATGAAGTGGAACTAGCCCAGTACAGATCTCAGCGCTACTGCGGGGTCATTGCAGACACTGCTGGGCCTTTTAAAGAGTGTAACCAGCCGGTTGCTGCTCAGATCCACTTGGAGAGCTGCgtgagggatgtgtgtgtgactCGGGGCAGCCGTGAGACCCTGTGTCAAGTGCTTCGCAGTTATGCCCAGCGGTGCCAAAGTCGTGGCATTGCCATTGAGCCATGGAGACAGTGGGCTGGGTGCG agttAACCTGCCCCGCCAACAGCCACTATGAGCTCTGTGGACCTTCCTGCCCGGCCTCTTGTGCCCACCCAGCTGTGCCCTCCCGCTGCCGGACTGCGTGTGAAGAAGGGTGCCAGTGTGACCCTGGCTTTGTGCTGAGTGGCACCGACTGTGTGCCTCGGGAGCAGTGCGGCTGCACCCACAATGGCAGATACCACCTGGCAGGGGAAAGCTTCTGGGAAGGAGAAAATTGCCAGAGATTGTGCAGATGTGACGGCTCCTCCCACGCTGTCCAGTGCTCCCGCTCTGCCTGTGCCCCGGGGGAATTCTGTGGCACTCGAAAGGGGGTTTATGGATGCCACAAACGAACCAACGGCATCTGCTGGGCTTCTGGGCTTCCCCATTACACTACGTTTGATGGGAAGCGATACGATTTCCAGGGCACCTGCAGATATGTCTTTGCTGAAGTGTGTGGGGCATCCCAGGCCTTACCCTTCTTCAGAGTGGAAGTGAAGAACGGAAACCTGCCCCGTGTTCCTGTGGCTGTGACCTCGGAGGTGTTTGTCCTTGTGAACAGGACTGAGATCCATCTGCAGAGAGGGCAGCACGGGACAGTCAAG CTCTCTGCTGATCAGATTACAGTGGGATTTCCCCTAAACTCCTCACCCATCACCAACTCTGCCTGCCACTGCCCTGTTGTTTTACAGTGTGATCCACCCCCTGGATTAATCTCTTTGGTGCTGTTTTCCCCCAATCAGATCGCTGGAGTGACTGTGACCCTCCCGGTGAATGTTAAAACACTAGGAGTTGCCATTTATCAGCATGGGCTGTACACGGTGCTGCAGACTCCCTTTGGGCTGAGTGTGAGCTACGACCTGGCCCACAGCCTCTTCATCAGCCTCCCCCCTGAGTACCGAGGCCAGACCTGTGGGCTGTGCGGGAACTTCAATGGGGCCGCTGAGGATGATTTTGTGATGCGTAACGGCTCCCTAGGGAAGGACGCCTTCCACTTCGCTGCAGACTGGAAGTCGGAGGATGTCCCTGGCTGTGACGACGGCTGCTCTGATTCCTGCCCTGGGTGTGAAGAGGAGGAAAGTCTGGTGCAGTCCAAGTCCCGGTGCTGGGTGATCCAGGACCCCGATGGGCCATTCTCCGCTTGCCACTCCCAGATTGACCCAGGCCACTATCTGTCTGATTGCATCTTTGACCTGTGTGTGTCAGGAGGGGAGAGCAATGCCCTGTGCCAGTCCATTCAGACATACGCAGCCGCCTGCCAGAGAGCGAATGTCTCCATCTCACCTTGGAGGAACGAGTCCTTCTGTG CCCCAGGATGCCCAGCAAACAGTCACTACAAGCTCTGCGAGCCCCCCTGCCGGGATTCCTGTGCACGCCACTTGATCCAGGCTCACTGCAGCCATCTGTGTGCCGAAGGCTGTTTCTGCAACGACGGGTACCTGCGCAGCGGGGCCAGCTGCGTTCCAGAGAAGCAGTGCGGCTGCGTGCACAACGGGCTGCACTACCCG GTTGGGGACCGGGTCTGGCTCTCTGGTTGCCAGGAAAGGTGCAGCTGTGACGGCCATTTCAATTTTCATTGCGTCCCCGCCAGCTGTAACCCCGGCCAGCAGTGTGCTGTGAAGGACGGGAAGTTGGGCTGCCAGAGCCAGCTGAGCACGTGCACGGTGACAGGGGACCCTCACTACTTCACCTTCGATGGGGCTGTGGCCCATTTCCAGGGCACGTGCGCCTACGAGATCTCACACACCTGCAACTCCTCCCTCAACTTCTCCTTCCGGGTGGTGGCCGAAAACAGGCACCGCAGGAATCGCCGAGTCTCTTTCGTGTCCCGGGTGGACGTCTGGCTCGAGAGAGGGGATCAGAATGTGCACATTGTCCTAGGGGACAGCAAGGCTGCTGAG GTTAACGGGGCGAGGGTGAGCCTGCCGCACGCCCTGGGCCCTCTGGGCAGCGTGTCCAGGATCAGAAACCTGCTGACCATCCAGACCCCAGCCAACGTGGAGATCCAGTTTAACGGGCGCCACACGTTGTTCATCCGCGTGGGCCCGGAGTATCGGGGGCGGCTGTGCGGGATGTGCGGGAACTTCAATGGCATCCGCAGGGACGATAAAGTCCTGCCCAGCGGGGAGAGAGCCCGGAGTGACGCAGAGTTTGGGAACGCCTGGAAGGCTGAGCCCAGCCCGGCCAG GTGTTTGGATGACATCGACTCCCCCGAGCCCTGCAGCGACCCCCTGGAGTTTGAAGAGCTCTGCGGGACCCTGACTAGCCAATCGGGACCATTTGCCGAGTGCCACTGGCATGTGGACCCTGCCCCATTTTACTCCTCCTGCCTGTACGACATGTGCCACTACGGGACGGCCAATGGGATGCTGTGCATGGCCATTGCCTCCTATGAAGAGCTGTGCAGCCTTGAGGGGATACGCGTTGGCGCCTGGAGATCATCTGCGCAGTGCC CCGTGCGTGACCCATGTGTCGGTCTGGCCTGCGGGGAGGACGAGTGGTGCGGCGAGCaggcagggagatggggctgTTACTGCTACAGGGCTTCTGAGCCCATCCAAGTGGCTGACTATG ACTATCAGCTGACCTGCAGTGGTGGTAACAGCTCAGTGTCCCTGTCCCGCTGCCTGCTCTTCACTGACGGCTTCCCCGCAGAGGCCTTGCACCTGGCCGACCCCAGCTGCACCGGCAGCCTCCTCAGGGGGAGACTCGTCTTCTACTTCGACAGCACACGACAGAGCTGCGGGACCACGgtgaag GTCAACGCCACCCACGCCACTTACTCCAACCAGGTGCAGGGCCGGGTGGGCAACACCTATGGAGGGGTCATCAGCCGGGACAGGCTCCTCTTCTTGCACTTCTCCTGTGCCCAGCCACTGAGCATCAACCTGTCCGTCCCAATGGTCATCCAGCCCATACAGGA TGTTGTTAACACAACCCTCCCCTCCGGCCAAGGCAGCTACCTGACAACCATGGTCCTGTACCAAGACCCTCGATACAGCAAACCCTTCACCCGGAGCCCCATCCCACTCACTGTCAACCACAGGGTCTACGTGGGCATCAGGGTTTCAGGGTTGGACCCCAGCCACTTCGTGCTGACCTTGTCATCATGCTGGGCGACTCCGGACCGAGACCCCTCCTCCAGCATCCGATGGGATCTCATCACCAACCA GTGCCCCAGCGTGCGAGATGGCACAGTGATGATCGACGAGGACGGCGTCTCCTCCATCAGCCGCTTCTCCTTCAATGTCTTCCTGTTCATCCCAGACTTGGAGCTGGTGTATCTGCATTGCCGCGTCCGGCTCTGCAGCCCCCAGGCGGCCACGTGCACCATG cactgCGCCAGGCCGGGCCCTGCTGTGCCGGGCAGGAAACCTCCGTCGGGGGTCGTGTCCGCTGGCCCTTTCCTGAAGTACGACGAAGCTGCCGACCAAG gtCTGCAGCTGGCCAGCGGGAGCCCTCGCTCACCCACCTgctccccactgctgctgctgctgcttagcacctcctgcctgctccTTGCCGGAGCCCCCTGA